From a single Nematostella vectensis chromosome 3, jaNemVect1.1, whole genome shotgun sequence genomic region:
- the LOC125561375 gene encoding uncharacterized protein K02A2.6-like produces the protein MSDEKLQRLKETVLQGWPETKQEADPRVAEYWTYRDEISVYNGVLYKGERVIVPSSLRKKLMSRVHASHQGEQACLRRARDALFWPGMSQQIRDLVSSCSLCTDHAPAQVKEPLMTPELPKRPWSIVAQDLYTLNGKKIPNNSGFWEVDELTQATAANVINKTKQHFARYGIPDRVYSDNGPQFANAEYTAFASSWKFEHQTSSPYHSQSNGLIEAAVKSAKNLQKKANKSGRDVWMSFLDHRNTPTEGMDSSPVQRLMSKRTKTTLPLAQHLLEPELQQDVTEKLTLKRKKAKKHLDRGSKELPELNIGEPVRMTKVAPRSYLVDIDGSIYRRNRKFIRNTKDHAEELVRESLPM, from the coding sequence ATGAGTGATGAGAAGTTGCAACGTCTAAAAGAAACAGTGCTACAAGGCTGGCCTGAGACAAAACAAGAAGCAGATCCGAGAGTTGCTGAATATTGGACTTACCGTGATGAAATAAGCGTCTATAATGGAGTGCTGTACAAGGGAGAGAGAGTTATTGTCCCGTCTTCCCTACGGAAAAAACTCATGTCTCGCGTCCATGCAAGTCATCAAGGGGAGCAAGCATGTCTCCGAAGAGCGAGggatgctttgttttggcctGGGATGAGCCAACAGATCAGAGATCTCGTAAGCAGCTGTAGCCTCTGCACAGATCACGCGCCAGCTCAAGTCAAGGAACCATTGATGACACCAGAGCTTCCCAAACGCCCCTGGAGTATCGTTGCGCAAGACCTCTACACTCTCaacggaaaaaaaattcctaATAACAGTGGATTCTGGGAAGTTGATGAACTAACCCAAGCTACAGCTGCCAACGTCATAAACAAGACTAAACAGCACTTCGCGCGTTACGGAATACCAGACAGGGTTTACAGCGATAATGGTCCACAGTTTGCTAATGCAGAGTACACCGCGTTTGCCTCCAGTTGGAAGTTCGAACACCAGACATCGTCACCGTACCACAGCCAGTCCAACGGGCTGATAGAAGCAGCTGTGAAATCCGCAAAAAACCTGCAGAAGAAGGCGAATAAATCGGGGCGAGACGTATGGATGAGTTTTCTGGACCATAGGAATACGCCAACCGAAGGTATGGACAGCAGCCCAGTCCAAAGATTGATGTCAAAGAGAACGAAGACAACTCTACCGCTAGCACAACATCTACTCGAACCGGAGCTTCAACAAGATGTAACAGAAAAGCTAACGCTGAAACGCAAAAAGGCGAAGAAACATTTAGACAGGGGCTCAAAGGAACTACCGGAGCTAAACATCGGAGAACCTGTCAGAATGACCAAAGTGGCCCCCAGATCATACCTAGTCGACATTGATGGCTCTATATATCGTAGGAACAGGAAGTTTATACGCAATACTAAGGATCATGCAGAGGAGTTAGTAAGGGAGAGCCTGCCGATGTAG
- the LOC5513219 gene encoding protein FAM214A isoform X1, with protein MKPLEAYDFDGEMECEMQPKDFFVNVGMLVIEGRTPELSKKGRVEGKHCPSITGMVTHQCDKIPQCQEALARRKRMEYLWQRDKCFTIDVLLSQINDPGESDVLIEQWTVEVVGSFSGSHLTSCSMLMQAVRSNIHFSQLSAWFSLSKGTQPSNIKYVIHPSSETSSPSFLRDPISHVFPLASLPGHSAVCVMVKSFPRCDVTEILAEVQSRLLGLSVSNGTSQAANGRLSSHVANGRSPLRKKIRNQCEEASTEQKNFQKGTKRTELFSDSACSIGTSLQHIDSRNGFSNLSSRLSELDETVSRIGNSLEPANGPSLNGSREKLRDPIANDGHDLPHGNNLAMVLDEKSRSLSEEGIPCKDLRRISNGSNNFTIKTIKCATSEKQQTNRQCTSRQGGSQNARDVDIHAVKQPIDRTPLRRSVGLPIGACSEPVFNKKTGLPISSSPAPLRRSTTELDDDSANFSSGLSCSVDYRELAKILSRSAPASTTQSLLGNFEESVLNGRMDPEGAVDGFTAELSASGMFCPAHIRLPVNAYFYRLSDDDAPSPYMGYIRLDEGPIAKKGYHIPKKGTIQLTVFNPNETVVKVFVAVYDVSDMPPLTQTFLRQKTFSVRKGHSLFDPEVRQFKVWSDLPPYGYTRDLRASSARSRQHVLPAHRHGWANRPQVHLKTPPQVTQTWDIPHDDSFSCIRSEA; from the exons ATGAAGCCTTTAGAAG CTTATGACTTTGATGGTGAAATGGAATGTGAAATGCAGCCAAaggatttttttgtaaatgttGGCATGCTAGTCATTGAGGGACGAACACCAGAACTCTCCAAGAAGGGCCGCGTGGAAGGAAAGCACTGTCCATCCATCACTGGGATGGTTACCCATCAATGTGATAAAATACCTCAG TGTCAGGAAGCATTggcaagaagaaaaagaatgGAATACTTGTGGCAGAGGGATAAGTGTTTCACCATAGATGTACTACTCTCCCAGATTAATGACCCAGGGGAATCAGATGTTTTGATAGAGCAGTGGACTGTTGAAGTAGTTGGCAG ttttagtggCAGTCACCTAACAAGTTGCAGTATGCTGATGCAGGCAGTGCGATCAAATATTCATTTCTCCCAACTGAGTGCATGGTTCAGTCTCAGCAAGGGCACTCAGCCGTCTAACATCAAATATGT AATCCACCCATCATCCGAGACCTCATCACCTAGTTTCCTACGAGACCCAATCAGTCACGTGTTTCCGCTTGCAAGTTTGCCGGGTCACTCAGCCGTGTGTGTCATGGTGAAGTCCTTCCCACGATGTGATGTCACGGAAATCCTAGCTGAAGTACAGTCCCGGTTGCTTGGGCTGAGTGTTAGCAATGGAACAAGCCAGGCGGCAAACGGCAGGCTGTCGAGTCATGTCGCCAATGGGAGATCCCCATTGAGAAAAAAGATTCGAAATCAATGTGAGGAAGCTAGTACAGAACAAAAAAACTTCCAAAAGGGAACAAAAAGAACTGAGCTGTTTTCTGATTCTGCCTGTAGTATTGGTACGAGCTTACAGCATATCGATTCTAGGAATGGTTTTTCTAATTTAAGTTCTCGATTATCAGAATTAGACGAGACTGTGTCTCGAATAGGAAATTCTTTAGAGCCTGCAAATGGCCCTAGTTTAAACGGCAGTAGAGAGAAGCTCCGTGATCCCATTGCCAATGATGGACACGATCTTCCTCACGGCAACAACCTCGCCATGGTGTTGGACGAGAAGAGCCGGAGTCTAAGCGAGGAAGGAATTCCGTGCAAGGATCTACGGCGCATCTCTAATGGTAGCAACAATTTTACCATTAAA ACAATCAAATGTGCCACGAGCGAAAAACAGCAGACCAACAGGCAGTGTACTTCTCGCCAGGGCGGGTCCCAGAACGCGCGCGATGTCGATATtcatgcagtcaaacaacccATAGATAGGACCCCATTACGGCGGTCGGTGGGACTACCCATTGGCGCATGTTCTGAGCCCGTCTTCAATAAAAAGACTGGGCTACCTATTTCGTCTAGCCCG GCTCCGCTACGCCGCTCAACAACAGAACTGGATGATGACTCTGCAAATTTTAGCAG TGGCCTGTCATGTAGTGTGGATTACCGTGAGCTAGCGAAGATCCTAAGTCGTAGTGCGCCTGCGTCAACCACGCAgagtcttctgggtaattttgaG GAATCAGTATTAAATGGAAGGATGGACCCCGAAGGTGCAGTAGAT GGCTTCACGGCGGAGTTGAGCGCCAGCGGGATGTTTTGTCCTGCACATATCAGGCTGCCTGTCAACGCCTATTTCTACAGACTATCTGACGATGACGCCCCTTCGCCTTATATG GGCTATATACGGCTTGACGAGGGACCTATTGCAAAGAAAGGTTATCATATTCCTAAGAAGGGGACGATTCAGCTG ACGGTGTTCAACCCTAACGAAACTGTGGTCAAGGTATTTGTGGCTGTTTACGATGTATCGGACATGCCTCCCCTTACACAGACCTTCCTACGGCAGAAAACCTTCAGCGTCCGAAAGGGGCACTCGCTGTTTGATCCAGAG GTTCGCCAGTTCAAGGTCTGGTCGGATCTACCTCCATACGGATATACGCGTGATCTTCGCGCGTCATCCGCCAGATCTAGGCAACATGTATTACCTGCACACCGCCACGGATGGGCCAACAGACCCCAAGTACACCTCAAGACCCCGCCCCAGGTAACACAGACATGGGATATACCACATGATGACTCTTTTTCATGTATTAGAAGCGAAGCGTGA
- the LOC5513218 gene encoding uncharacterized protein LOC5513218 — protein MMQEIQTGATNFCDLERNSSNCTSQQFMPPTQQHITSSPTDIHMTSLESEESDNSNPELERALEAFVSQEIQGKINKILEDVQQLSDTEKLLLYLRLPGESCSDTKDEFEQNQGLPISTTRAEQTQAFHWIRCHLEECDNSSTLPKHEVYDEYKAYCESMSASRTLSAPDFGKIIKCVFPRVKARRLGTRGNSKYCYSGIQRKKNVKPPTLPSLQIPVNNDRDKANGGQGNGMNGGDKIEEDQTLSAACLLVCEWANKLLGRVFTTLIELARFLVGGSYVSSKSMAAFVVMSSTENQPQTNQLTLFSPQKVEDPIVLTHKRRQTQQQFQKKIHQRQQQKQIHQSLGHTILPQATGQPTQIISKSQSEHPRHNQPMHVTLKPAQGPAQFYQPSPPHPSLQGSAPPTPTNTFPKMRPLTPSLMSPTSQGIQQAPQTPSFQASPKFNPPGTPQNRPVTPSSGSTTRQTPNSIEPTRFHFTPITNGTHEQKGQRGEVSPPTTLRPTATHPGNQVHEWQPGGSQNQDVPLSPTKQPRLTATPTRRPVSFPYPLSSPRTPQRMNQQFVTSPPMMSPNTPHPLMSPNVNQRVQEQLIVQSGNGQDGMVGMRRDGDSSPNMVTDHMIKQGCLTPRPCRYSTSSDVQMPPTPLSQSVDYSAELDSICTVTNAGPMPPPYQRSQSVPPLPQNAFMDKRLQPLTPQTDNRLIGTPTSMDNGSSNQHINGLKELRNRVLHGDVNNNGSRPSPNEVFAARRNLTSLLNAEALGANAHHPGPSNWNTESFHSNQTGSTSSEEQEMEMLETNLNFSDLTSDSDTHLPDFNPLSDEVLRSICNNTSGVWPTSDVGAWGGSHTLQIME, from the exons ccaAGAAATACAAGGCAAGATCAATAAGATCCTT GAAGATGTCCAGCAGTTATCTGATACAGAAAAGCTACTCCTATATCTACGGTTGCCAGGAGAATCATGCTCCGACACTAAAGATGAATTTGAACA AAATCAGGGTCTGCCCATTTCTACAACAAGAGCTGAACAAACACAGGCTTTTCATTG GATCAGATGTCACTTGGAAGAGTGTGATAACAGCTCTACGCTGCCAAAACATGAGGTCTATGATGAGTATAA AGCTTACTGTGAAAGTATGAGTGCATCCAGAACCCTAAGTGCACCCGATTTTGGAAAGATCATCAAGTGTGTGTTCCCCCGAGTGAAGGCCAGAAGACTTGGTACCAGGGGGAATTCCAAGTACTGCTATAGCGGGATTCAAAGGAAGAAAAATGTTAAACCTCCAACTCTACCTTCTCTTCAAATTCCTGTCAACAATGACAGAGATAAG GCTAATGGAGGTCAAGGAAATGGCATGAACGGAGGTGATAAGATTGAGGAAGATCAGACCTTATCAGCAGCCTGTCTCCTTGTGTGTGAATGGGCTAACAAGCTACTGGGCCGGGTCTTCACCACCCTCATTGAGCTTGCACGTTTCCTGGTGGGTGGTAGTTATGTGTCCAGCAAGTCTATGGCAGCTTTTGTTGTCATGTCCAGTACAGAGAACCAGCCTCAGACCAATCAGTTGACACTTTTCTCGCCACAAAAAGTTGAGGACCCAATAGTTCTGACGCATAAGAGACGTCAGACACAGCAGCAGTTCCAAAAGAAGATTCACCAAAGACAGCAACAAAAGCAGATTCACCAATCCCTGGGACATACTATCCTTCCACAAGCTACAGGGCAACCCACCCAGATCATCTCAAAATCACAG TCTGAGCACCCTCGTCATAACCAGCCCATGCATGTAACCCTAAAACCCGCACAGGGGCCAGCCCAGTTCTACCAGCCCTCCCCTCCACACCCTTCCCTGCAGGGCTCAGCACCCCCTACTCCCACCAACACCTTCCCAAAGATGCGGCCACTGACCCCATCCCTCATGTCTCCAACATCGCAAGGCATCCAACAGGCCCCACAAACACCCTCATTCCAGGCATCTCCCAAGTTTAACCCTCCAGGCACACCTCAGAACAGACCTGTCACCCCAAGCTCTGGGAGTACTACTAGGCAGACACCCAACAGTATTGAGCCAACCAGGTTCCACTTCACGCCCATCACTAACGGTACACACGAGCAGAAAGGACAACGTGGGGAGGTCAGTCCGCCAACCACATTACGACCCACTGCTACCCATCCTGGAAACCAAGTGCATGAGTGGCAACCTGGAGGTTCACAGAATCAGGATGTCCCTTTGTCTCCTACTAAACAGCCACGCCTTACAGCCACACCCACAAGGAGACCAGTATCATTCCCGTACCCCCTATCATCCCCTCGGACACCGCAAAGAATGAACCAGCAatttgtgacgtcaccaccTATGATGTCACCAAATACGCCCCACCCATTAATGTCACCAAATGTCAATCAGCGAGTGCAGGAGCAGTTGATTGTGCAAAGTGGTAATGGACAGGATGGGATGGTTGGCATGAGACGGGATGGCGACAGCAGTCCAAATATGGTTACGGATCACATGATCAAGCAAGG tTGTTTGACGCCACGTCCCTGCCGTTACAGTACCAGCTCCGACGTCCAAATGCCCCCAACCCCACTCTCCCAGAGTGTTGATTATTCTGCAGAGCTAGACTCCATCTGTACTGTCACCAATGCAGGGCCCATGCCCCCTCCTTACCAGCGGAGTCAGTCGGTCCCTCCCCTACCACAAAACGCGTTCATGGACAAACGCCTCCAACCGCTAACACCTCAGACCGACAATCGACTTATAGGAACACCCACCTCAATGGATAACGGCTCGTCCAATCAACACATCAACGGCTTAAAGGAATTGCGCAATCGTGTTTTACACGGTGACGTTAATAACAATGGGTCTCGGCCCAGTCCCAACGAGGTTTTCGCTGCTCGCCGTAATCTTACCTCGCTTCTGAACGCAGAGGCCCTGGGTGCTAATGCACATCATCCGGGACCTTCAAACTGGAACACCGAGAGTTTTCATAGCAACCAAACCGGCTCAACCAGTAGCGAGGAACAGGAAATGGAAATGCTGGAGACAAATTTAAACTTTTCTGACCTGACTAGCGATAGTGATACGCATTTGCCGGATTTTAACCCTCTGAGCGACGAAGTCCTGAGGAGTATTTGCAACAACACAAGCGGTGTCTGGCCGACTTCGGACGTGGGGGCATGGGGCGGCTCTCATACCCTGCAGATCATGGAATGA
- the LOC5513253 gene encoding 40S ribosomal protein S27, translated as MSRRSFRAPCAFKPWCNGAPWSAPHMNPRGSIFVLFWSSTWLASTMPLFKDLLNVNPIEEKRRHKLKRLVQSPNSYFMDVKCPGCYKITTVFSHAETVVLCVACSMVLCQPTGGRARLTEGCSFRRKQN; from the exons ATGTCCCGCAGATCATTTCGGGCTCCCTGTGCTTTCAAGCCGTGGTGCAATGGCGCCCCTTGGTCCGCCCCGCATATGAACCCTCGCGGTTCAATCTTCGTTCTCTTTTGGTCTTCGACTTGGCTTGCTTCAACCATGCCG ctTTTCAAAGATTTGCTGAATGTGAACCCCATTGAGGAGAAAAGAAGACACAAGCTGAAAAGATTGGTGCAGAGCCCAAACAGCTACTTTATGGATGTCAAGTGCCCAG GCTGCTACAAGATTACCACAGTGTTCAGCCACGCCGAGACTGTAGTACTTTGTGTTGCCTGCTCCATGGTGCTGTGCCAGCCTACTGGAGGAAGAGCACGCCTCACTGAAG GGTGCTCATTCAGAAGGAAGCAAAACTAA
- the LOC5513219 gene encoding protein FAM214A isoform X2, with protein MKPLEAYDFDGEMECEMQPKDFFVNVGMLVIEGRTPELSKKGRVEGKHCPSITGMVTHQCDKIPQCQEALARRKRMEYLWQRDKCFTIDVLLSQINDPGESDVLIEQWTVEVVGSFSGSHLTSCSMLMQAVRSNIHFSQLSAWFSLSKGTQPSNIKYVIHPSSETSSPSFLRDPISHVFPLASLPGHSAVCVMVKSFPRCDVTEILAEVQSRLLGLSVSNGTSQAANGRLSSHVANGRSPLRKKIRNQCEEASTEQKNFQKGTKRTELFSDSACSIGTSLQHIDSRNGFSNLSSRLSELDETVSRIGNSLEPANGPSLNGSREKLRDPIANDGHDLPHGNNLAMVLDEKSRSLSEEGIPCKDLRRISNGSNNFTIKTIKCATSEKQQTNRQCTSRQGGSQNARDVDIHAVKQPIDRTPLRRSVGLPIGACSEPVFNKKTGLPISSSPAPLRRSTTELDDDSANFSSGLSCSVDYRELAKILSRSAPASTTQSLLGNFEESVLNGRMDPEGAVDGFTAELSASGMFCPAHIRLPVNAYFYRLSDDDAPSPYMGYIRLDEGPIAKKGYHIPKKGTIQLTVFNPNETVVKVFVAVYDVSDMPPLTQTFLRQKTFSVRKGHSLFDPEVQPTLQYLLHLRFASSRSGRIYLHTDIRVIFARHPPDLGNMYYLHTATDGPTDPKYTSRPRPR; from the exons ATGAAGCCTTTAGAAG CTTATGACTTTGATGGTGAAATGGAATGTGAAATGCAGCCAAaggatttttttgtaaatgttGGCATGCTAGTCATTGAGGGACGAACACCAGAACTCTCCAAGAAGGGCCGCGTGGAAGGAAAGCACTGTCCATCCATCACTGGGATGGTTACCCATCAATGTGATAAAATACCTCAG TGTCAGGAAGCATTggcaagaagaaaaagaatgGAATACTTGTGGCAGAGGGATAAGTGTTTCACCATAGATGTACTACTCTCCCAGATTAATGACCCAGGGGAATCAGATGTTTTGATAGAGCAGTGGACTGTTGAAGTAGTTGGCAG ttttagtggCAGTCACCTAACAAGTTGCAGTATGCTGATGCAGGCAGTGCGATCAAATATTCATTTCTCCCAACTGAGTGCATGGTTCAGTCTCAGCAAGGGCACTCAGCCGTCTAACATCAAATATGT AATCCACCCATCATCCGAGACCTCATCACCTAGTTTCCTACGAGACCCAATCAGTCACGTGTTTCCGCTTGCAAGTTTGCCGGGTCACTCAGCCGTGTGTGTCATGGTGAAGTCCTTCCCACGATGTGATGTCACGGAAATCCTAGCTGAAGTACAGTCCCGGTTGCTTGGGCTGAGTGTTAGCAATGGAACAAGCCAGGCGGCAAACGGCAGGCTGTCGAGTCATGTCGCCAATGGGAGATCCCCATTGAGAAAAAAGATTCGAAATCAATGTGAGGAAGCTAGTACAGAACAAAAAAACTTCCAAAAGGGAACAAAAAGAACTGAGCTGTTTTCTGATTCTGCCTGTAGTATTGGTACGAGCTTACAGCATATCGATTCTAGGAATGGTTTTTCTAATTTAAGTTCTCGATTATCAGAATTAGACGAGACTGTGTCTCGAATAGGAAATTCTTTAGAGCCTGCAAATGGCCCTAGTTTAAACGGCAGTAGAGAGAAGCTCCGTGATCCCATTGCCAATGATGGACACGATCTTCCTCACGGCAACAACCTCGCCATGGTGTTGGACGAGAAGAGCCGGAGTCTAAGCGAGGAAGGAATTCCGTGCAAGGATCTACGGCGCATCTCTAATGGTAGCAACAATTTTACCATTAAA ACAATCAAATGTGCCACGAGCGAAAAACAGCAGACCAACAGGCAGTGTACTTCTCGCCAGGGCGGGTCCCAGAACGCGCGCGATGTCGATATtcatgcagtcaaacaacccATAGATAGGACCCCATTACGGCGGTCGGTGGGACTACCCATTGGCGCATGTTCTGAGCCCGTCTTCAATAAAAAGACTGGGCTACCTATTTCGTCTAGCCCG GCTCCGCTACGCCGCTCAACAACAGAACTGGATGATGACTCTGCAAATTTTAGCAG TGGCCTGTCATGTAGTGTGGATTACCGTGAGCTAGCGAAGATCCTAAGTCGTAGTGCGCCTGCGTCAACCACGCAgagtcttctgggtaattttgaG GAATCAGTATTAAATGGAAGGATGGACCCCGAAGGTGCAGTAGAT GGCTTCACGGCGGAGTTGAGCGCCAGCGGGATGTTTTGTCCTGCACATATCAGGCTGCCTGTCAACGCCTATTTCTACAGACTATCTGACGATGACGCCCCTTCGCCTTATATG GGCTATATACGGCTTGACGAGGGACCTATTGCAAAGAAAGGTTATCATATTCCTAAGAAGGGGACGATTCAGCTG ACGGTGTTCAACCCTAACGAAACTGTGGTCAAGGTATTTGTGGCTGTTTACGATGTATCGGACATGCCTCCCCTTACACAGACCTTCCTACGGCAGAAAACCTTCAGCGTCCGAAAGGGGCACTCGCTGTTTGATCCAGAG GTCCAGCCCACCCTGCAGTACTTGCTTCATTTGAG GTTCGCCAGTTCAAGGTCTGGTCGGATCTACCTCCATACGGATATACGCGTGATCTTCGCGCGTCATCCGCCAGATCTAGGCAACATGTATTACCTGCACACCGCCACGGATGGGCCAACAGACCCCAAGTACACCTCAAGACCCCGCCCCAGGTAA